Proteins encoded together in one Equus asinus isolate D_3611 breed Donkey chromosome 12, EquAss-T2T_v2, whole genome shotgun sequence window:
- the MCM4 gene encoding DNA replication licensing factor MCM4: MSSPASTPSRRGSRRGRATPAQMPRSEDSRSSPSQRRRGEDSTSTGELQPMPTSPGADLQSPAAPDTLFSSPPQMHSSTIPLDFDVSSPLTYGTPSSRVEGTPRSGVRGTPVRQRPDLGSARKGLQVDLQSDGPAIEDIVASEQSLGQKLVIWGTDVNVATCKENFQRFLQRFIDPLAKEEESVGIDITEPLYMQRLGEINVIGEPFLNVNCEHIKSFDKNLYRQLICYPQEVIPTFDMAVNEIFFDHYPDSILEHQIQVRPFNALKTKNMRNLNPEDIDQLIAISGMVIRTSQLIPEMQEAFFQCQVCAHTVRVEMDRGRIAEPCVCERCHTTHSMALIHNRSVFSDKQMIKLQESPEDMPAGQTPHTVILFAHNDLVDKVQPGDRVNVTGIYRAVPIRVNPRVSNVKSVYKTHIDVIHYRKTDAKRLHGLDEEAEQKLFSEKRVELLKELSKKPDIYERLASALAPSIYEHEDIKKGILLQLFGGTRKDFSHTGRGKFRAEINILLCGDPGTSKSQLLQYVYNLVPRGQYTSGKGSSAVGLTAYVMKDPETRQLVLQTGALVLSDNGICCIDEFDKMNESTRSVLHEVMEQQTLSIAKAGIICQLNARTSILAAANPIESQWNPKKTTIENIQLPHTLLSRFDLIFLMLDPQDEAYDRRLAHHLVALYYQSQEQVEEVFMDMAVLKDYIAYAHSTVMPRLSQEASQALIEAYVDMRKIGSSRGMVSAYPRQLESLIRLAEAHAKVRFSKKVEAIDVEEAKRLHREALKQSATDPRTGIVDISILTTGMSATTRKRKEELAEALKKLILSKGKIPALKYQQLFEDIRGQSDIAITKDMFEEALRALADDDFLTVTGKTVRLL; encoded by the exons ATGTCGTCCCCGGCGTCGACCCCGAGCCGGCGCGGTAGCCGGCGCGGGCGGGCCACTCCAGCGCAGATGC CTCGAAGTGAGGATTCCAGGTCATCTCCGTCTCAGAGACGTCGAGGCGAGGATTCCACCTCTACAGGAGAACTGCAGCCGATGCCCACCTCCCCTGGAGCAGACCTGCAGAGCCCTGCAGCGCCGGACACACTGTTTTCTAGCCCTCCTCAGATGCATTCTTCAA ctaTTCCTCTTGATTTTGATGTTAGTTCACCACTGACATATGGCACTCCCAGCTCTCGGGTAGAGGGAACCCCCAGAAGTGGTGTTAGGGGCACACCTGTGAGGCAGAGGCCTGACCTGGGGTCTGCTCGGAAGGGCCTGCAGGTGGATTTGCAGTCCGATGGG CCAGCAATAGAAGATATAGTGGCAAGTGAGCAGTCTCTAGGCCAAAAACTTGTGATTTGGGGAACAGATGTAAATGTGGCAACATGCAAAGAAAATTTTCAG AGATTTCTTCAGCGTTTTATTGACCCTCTggctaaagaagaagaaagtgttGGCATAGATATTACTGAACCTCTGTACATGCAACGACTTGGGGAG ATTAATGTTATTGGGgagccatttttaaatgttaattgtgAACACataaaatcatttgacaaaaatctGTACAGACAGCTCATCTGTTACCCACAG GAGGTTATTCCAACTTTTGACATGGCTGTCAACGAGATCTTCTTTGATCATTACCCTGACTCAATTTTAGAACATCAGATTCAAGTAAGACCATTCAACGCACTGAAGACTAAGAATATGAGAAACCTGAACCCAGAAG ACATCGACCAACTTATCGCCATCAGTGGCATGGTAATCAGGACATCCCAGCTGATTCCAGAGATGCAGGAGGCCTTCTTTCAGTGCCAGGTGTGCGCCCACACAGTGCGGGTGGAGATGGACCGTGGCCGCATTGCTGAGCCCTGTGTGTGCGAGCGCTGCCACACCACCCACAGCATGGCGCTAATCCACAATCGCTCTGTGTTCTCTGACAAGCAAATG ATCAAACTTCAAGAGTCTCCTGAAGATATGCCTGCAGGGCAGACGCCTCACACTGTCATCCTCTTTGCTCACAATGACCTTGTTGACAAGGTTCAACCTGGGGACAGAGTGAATGTTACAG GCATCTATCGAGCTGTTCCTATTCGAGTCAATCCAAGAGTGAGTAATGTGAAGTCTGTCTACAAAACCCACATTGATGTCATTCATTATCGGAAAACTGATGCAAAACGTCTGCATGGCCTTGATGAAGAAGCAGAACAGAAACTTTTTTCAGAGAAGCGTGTGGAATTGCTTAAGGAACTTTCCAAAAAACCAGACATTTATGAGAGGCTTGCTTCAGCCTTGGCTCCAAGCATTTATGAACATGAAGATATAAAGAAG ggaATCTTGCTTCAGCTCTTTGGAGGAACAAGGAAAGATTTTAGTCACACAGGAAGGGGCAAATTTCGCGCTGAGATCAACATCCTGCTGTGCGGTGACCCTGGGACCAGTAAGTCCCAGCTGCTGCAGTACGTGTACAACCTGGTCCCCAGGGGCCAGTACACATCCGGGAAGGGCTCCAGTGCAGTCGGCCTCACTGCGTATGTCATGAAAGACCCTGAGACGAGGCAGCTTGTCCTGCAGACTGGTGCCCTTGTCCTCAGTGACAATGGCATCTGCTGTATTGATGAGTTTGACAAGATGAATGAAAGTACAAGATCAGTATTGCATGAAGTCATGGAACAGCAGACTCTTTCCATTGCAAAG GCTGGGATTATTTGTCAGCTCAATGCACGCACCTCTATCCTGGCAGCAGCAAATCCTATCGAGTCTCAATGGAATCCAAAAAAAACTACCATTGAAAATATCCAGCTTCCTCACACGTTACTATCAAG GTTCGATTTGATATTCCTCATGCTGGACCCTCAGGACGAAGCCTACGACAGACGTCTGGCTCACCACCTTGTTGCTCTGTACTACCAGAGCCAGGAGCAAGTGGAAGAGGTGTTCATGGACATGGCAGTGCTGAAGGACTATATTGCTTATGCTCACAGCACAGTCATGCCTCGCCTGAGCCAGGAAGCCAGTCAGGCTCTTATCGAG GCTTATGTAgacatgaggaagattggtagtaGCCGAGGAATGGTTTCCGCATACCCTCGGCAGCTGGAATCGTTAATTCGTTTAGCAGAAGCCCACGCAAAAGTACGGTTTTCAAAGAAAGTCGAAGCAATTGATGTCGAAGAAGCCAAACGCCTCCATCGGGAGGCTCTAAAGCAGTCTGCAACTGATCCCCGGACTGGAATTGTGGACATATCTATTCTTACTACAG gAATGAGTGCCACCACTCGTAAACGGAAAGAAGAGTTAGCTGAAGCACTGAAAAAACTTATTTTATCCAAAGGCAAAATACCAGCTCTAAAATACCAGCAGCTTTTTGAAGATATTCGAGGACAGTCTGACATA GCGATTACCAAAGATATGTTTGAAGAAGCACTGCGTGCCTTGGCTGACGATGACTTCTTGACAGTAACTGGAAAAACCGTTCGCTTGCTCTGA